The nucleotide window TCAGGCACTCTGAATCTAAATGCATACATGACATCGTGGAAGAGATTTCAGAGCAAGTTATAACGCATACATATTTGAATGTGGCAAAGTACCCGGTTGGGATAAAGCCTCGTGTGCAAGATATAAATAAGTTGTTGCGCGTTCGAGGAAGAGATGTTTGTATGGTAGGGATATGGGGAACCGGTGGAATAGGTAAGACAACGATTGCCAAAGCCGTCTATAATTCAATTGCCCACAAATTTGAGGGAAGATGTTTTCTGGAAAGTGTTAGAGAAAATTCAATGTGCTGTGGAGGCTTGGTCAAACAACAAGAGACCCTTCTTTTTGAGATTCTAGGGAGAAAAAAATTGAAGGTGACCAACGCTGCTATAGGCATCACTACCATAAAGGAAAGGTTGCGCTATAAAAGTGTTCTTctagttcttgatgatgtgaataaCCTGAATCAGTTAAACAACTTAGCTGGGGGACTCGATTGGTTTGGTAAGGGTAGTCGAATTATCATAACCACAAGGGATAAAAGATTGCTGGTTGCTCATGACATTGACTTAATGTACAACGTCAAAAAATTAGATTATCATGAAGCTGTTGAGCTCTTCAGTTGGAGTGCCTTTAAAAGAAAAGGACCTTTAGAGGTTTATGCGGAACTCACAGAACGTGCTATAGGCTATGCCCAAGGCCTTCCCCTAGCTTTGAGAGTTCTAGGTTCTTATTTATATGGTGGAAATCTAGATACATGGAAAGCGACATTAGATGGTTTCAAAAGCCCAGAAATTCAACAAATTCTCAAAGTTAGTTATGATGCATTGGTTGATTCTGCAAAGGAAGTGTTCCTAgatattgcatgtttctttaacGGTAGAAAGAAGAAACACGTGATAAAAATGCTAGAAGGTTGTGGCCTCAACCCTGACCATGGTGTTAATGTGCTCATTGAAATGGCCCTCATTAATATTAATGAATTCGGTGTTATCCGTATGCATGACTTGGTAGAAGAAATGGGTAAAGACATAATTCACCAAGAGTCGCCCAATGATCCTGGGAAACGTAGCAGATTGTGGTTTCATGATGATGTTTATGATGTTCTGACAGAAAATACAGTAAGTTCAAATTCTAATTTATCTCATGCGAAACTAATTATTTTTAAGTTTGAGAtcataacaaaaaaaagaatatgCTTGTATTTCATATGATAAAGAGTTTGAGTAGTTACTACTTAATACTATTACCTTTTCATGCCAGGGAACAGCTAAGATTACAGGCATCAAGGTGGAGCTGCCAGAAGATTCAGATGTGATATGCTTAAGTGGTACCACTTTCTTGAAGATGCGAAATCTTAGACTGTTTATACACCGAGCTGGATGCTTTTCTGGAGCTCTTGATTATCTGCCCAGTAGCCTGAGGGTTGTAGATTGGCCTAACTGTCCCTTCCAATCTTTGCCATCTAATTTTAATCCAAGGAAACTTGCTGTACTCAAGATGCCTAAAAGTCGCATCACAGGAGTGATGGAGGGATTCAAGGTATGCCAGACGTACaatacagatttttttttttcctcactcCATTCTCTCAATTTTTCACTACATTCTCTCAATCCTTTTCTGTTTGTCTTGCAGAATCTGAGAAACCTGACATCCATAAATTTAAGTTCTTGTCGACATCTAACAAAAGTGGCCGACTTATCCGAAATCCCGAACTTACAGATTTTTGACCTATCTCGCAGTAGCAATTTAGTTGAAATACATCCTTCTGTAGGATTTCTTGAtaaactttcaaaattcaatCTTCTTTGTTGCTATAGCCTCATAATTTTTCCAACAAGAGTTAGCTGGAAATCCATGAGAGAGCTTCAGCTTCAACAATGCAGAAGCCTTGAGAATTTCGTAGAAATTGTGGACAAAATGGATTGTCtttggagattgaatttaagTTGGACTGGCATTAAACAACTGCCTTCATGGATTGGATATCTCACTTCCTTGAGAGAATTGGTATTGTCTTCAACTCCCATTGAAGAATTGCCTTCATTCATTGGAAATCTCGTTGAGCTTGAGTACTTGCATTTGGGTACATGTATAAACCTCAGAAATCTGCCGCAGAGTATTTACAAGTTGCGATCTCTATTGTATCTTAGtctctctgggtgcccaaatcttgTTGTATTTCCAACAAAGGCGAGGTTTGAAGTTCCATTAATTGAAGAATCACTTCCTGTGATGCGTCCAGCTAATTCAAACATCTCACGTGACAACCATGGTTCACTACAACTGTTTCCCCGGGTAACAAACCTACAATTTGAAGGATGCAATTTACTATCAGTCTATGAGTTCCTGGCTAGTCTTGATTGCTTGTACCACTTGCACAGACTCAATCTATCAGGAAGCAATCTTGTTAGTCTTCCTGTATGCATTAGCAAATTTATCTGGTTACGTAATCTTAATCTGAATGGTTGCAAGAGTCTTCGAGAAATCTTGGAACTTCCTCCATATATAGAAGATATAGACGTTGGCGGTTGCGTGTCACTGGAAAAATTTCCAACAGTGTCCAGGATGTTGGAATTCAATGACCTTCGATGCCTTAATTCGATGGACTTGTCTTATTGTCATAGGTTACTGATTGATAATAAGGGCTTTGACGTTGTGTCAAACATGGCAGATGCAGTACAACTGAATGAGGTCGTGTCAAAGATGGCAAAGGCATTAGTACTGAaaaaggtctctctctctctctctctctctctctctctctgtatgtGTGTGTAACCAATCGTTAATTCCGTGTATGACTAAACAAATTAAATAATACGTACGTCCATATCTATGTACAGGTATTTAAGGAATCTGAGTTTGAAGCTATACTTCCAGGAAGTGAAATTCCGAAGTGGTTCGACTGCCGTAAAGACGAAGACTGTGTTCTTATGCCTGATTGCACTAGTGAACTTTGGATAGAAATCCCTAGGAGTTTGAAATGGAAGGAAACAGGGTTTGTTGTTTGTGCTGTTTTTGAAGGTTATTCTGTTGAACTTAATTTTAGTCTCGACATTACAATCAATGAAGTTTACATGACTGTCCGTGAAGAAGACATCAATGAATCATCAGTCCCAACGATGTGTTACTTTCTAACAACAGTAACAGAGCCATCAGCTCATGTGTGGCTGAAATATATTCCATTGAAGGTCGACATCAAGCAAGAGGTAGATAGAAAGAGTGATCCATGGATGCCTTATTTGTGTCGACTTAAGTTTTCCTACCTACCCGGTGATGCTTTTCTCTTTAAAAGCTGTGGAGTCCACCTGGTTAATGTGCCTTGTGACGATGACGTCGACGACGGCTATGATTATGATGACAACGACGATGATGACGACGAGGACGAGGTTTTGGGTGATGAAGATGATGTAAGCAGTGACGACTCGTCAGAAAAGATATATAGGAAGAGACATGTTAGCATGTCTGAGTTGGGCTTCAGTAGTGATTTTGACAAAGCAGAATCTGCCACTTTATCTACGTCATCATCATCAGGAGGCATTGGTGCCAAGCGAGGTGTTGAACACAGTGATCATGATGGGGAACCTGGTCCAACAAAAAGATTTAAACAAATCACCCACGGAGCTGAACCTAAAACCAGTGGAAGCGCTCTAGACTGATGGATAAGTTGATTTTCAGGTAAGAATTCACCATTTCTTGCTCTTATCCAATAATCGAAAACGGTTAATTTTGCTACTAGTTATTAATGTATATCGTTTGTTCTTTTTAGCACTCTCAAAGAAGCCTTTCATCTGCCGAAGTCTTGAAGGAGGCCCTTGATGGATGAGGCAGATCAGATACTAGTTGTGCTGTCATCTGATGGTCAACTACTCTCTCCATCGGCTAATGTTTGCTTGCTTGTTCTTTCCTAGAACTAGGAGATGGTCTGGTTTTGTTGTTCTGCATGCTGTTTGTTTGGTGTGCTTAACACTTCTGTCCTGCACTATGGACCACTGCAATGAAGAATTACTGCAATGTGGATTCAGAAATGGAATCTAGTAATGTGGTGATTACTTTGGCTTCATGAAACACCATTTTATGAAAAAGAAGACAAAATTTGGCTCATATTTTTATACTCCATCTATAAGAGAGTGCTTAATATGAAAATCCTATTGACCGCTTGTTGAACTAACTAAACAGATTTTGGTTCTAAGAGAAAGAAATTGACAAGAGAAAGACTTTGAAAAACATAGAAGATAAAGGTAATAACTTCTTGTATAATTGCTTGATGTGTTCATGTACAGTAGGGTGCTATTTATACAACAGTTGATGAAGACCTAGCTACTACTAGACAATAGATCACATATGCTATCTGAAGGAGTTGTCTGATGTACGATTGAAGTGCGTGGTTTGGGTGAAGTCTGGAGCTGACATATAACAACAAAGAATTGGTTTCTTGTACTATAGATACAGTGCACGAGTTGTCTCCTCTTGTGGGAAGAATTCTAGATAGTTCCTTTGGGTAGATTGCCTATGTGCATCCTCATTGCTGAGGCTACTGTGTTGATCATCTTGCTGTGAGATTATAGTGTTATTACGCCCCTGTAAGCTGATGAGCGGGATGCGCACAATCAGCTTGGAACTGAGATCAAAGAGCCGATGTTTAGGAAGACTCTTAGTGATGATATCCGCAACGTTCGCAGCTGATGAAACGTGGTGATGCTCCATTGATTTGTTAGCTAGAGGTTCTCTGATGAAGTGATAATCCACATCTACATGCTTCGTTCGATTGTGAAAAACAGGGTTTGCAGCCAATGCAATGGTAGAGACATTGGCACAGTAGAACAAGGGGGGCTGTCCAAGAAACACCTTGAGATCACGAAAGAGAAAACACAGCAATAGAACTTCAGCGACTGACAAAGCTAGAGCCCGATACTCCGCTTCGGTGGAGGAGCGAGAAATAGAGGATTGCTTCTTAGCACTCCATGAAATTAAGTTGTTGCCGAGAAACACACAGTAACCAGTAGTTGAGCGACGATCAATAGGGCACCCAGCCCAATCCCCATCCGAAAAAATAGTGAGAGTTGGGGGACCTTTAGTAAAGTGGAGACCTTGACAGGCGTCCCTTTGAGATACCGAAAGATGCATTTGACAGCAATAAGATGGGAGTACGAGGGTTGTACGTGCATATGCTGGCAAACCTGATTAACCACATGAGCAATGTCCAATCGCGTCTATGTCAAATATTGAAGAGCACCCACCATAGATCGATAAGTAGAAGGATCAGAAAGTGGCTCACCAGAGACACTGTCAAGTTTGGAGGAACTTTCAGGAGGATCATTGGGCTTGACACCAAGAATGTTGAATTTGGAGAGCAAATCATGTGTATATTTGGATTGACACAAGTAGTGAGAGTCATTGTACGTTGAGCTGAACTTCTAATCCCAAAAAGTAGTGCAAGGCTCCTAGGCCTTTAATTGCAAAACGTTGACTTAGTTGCTGATGAGAGATTGATAATAAGATGGACAACTTCCAGTGAGCATAATGTCATCTACGTAGACCAAAACAAATTTGGTGTGTTGATCATGCTTGACAAAGAGCGATGGGTCAGCAAGAGAAGCAGAGAAGCCCAAAGTAAGAAGACATTGATAAAGGGCTTCGTATCAGGCCTGAGGATCTTGCTTCAGCCCATAAAAGGATTTCTTCAATTGACAAACATAATTGGGCTTAGTAGAATCCACGAAGCCAAAAGGCTAGGCCATGAAGATGTCCTCTGTAAGATGCCCATGCAAGAACGCGTTAGAGACGTCAAGTTGAGGGATGGGCCAATCATTTTGGACAGCTAATGATAAAACAACCTGAATAGTGGCAGGCTTGGCAACCAGGCTAAATGTCTCAGAGTAGTCTAAACCAACTTGTTGTGTAAAGCCTTTGGCTACCAAACGGGCTTTATATCGATCAATGGAAGCATCAGCCCAATATTTGATGCGAAAAATCCACCTGCAGCCAACAATATTTTTGGAGAGATGGGGAGGGACTATTACCCATGTACCAAATCGGTGAAGAGCAGAAATCTCATCACACATTGCAGCAACCCACTTTGGATCCTTTGAGGCTTGTAGATAAGTATTAGGTAGTTTGGAATGAGTGGTGAGGAAAGCACTAGTGAATTGGTGTTTAGTAGAAAAAGCTTTAGGcttaaatatattatttttggatCGAGTTTGCATGTTGTGTGAGGGAGGACCATGTGGAGGACGATGCCTTGACTTCGTGGTAGGAGGAGGGTTTGGCGGTGGAGTGAGTTGTGTAGTTGGATGTGTTTGTGTGGGGGAGGGTGAAGGTGGCAGAGAGATAGATGAAGTAGGATCATTGGGAATGGTTGGTTGAATTATATTAAACTAGCAGGGCCCACCCACTATGTGTGTGGACAGAAGTTAAAGATAGTGGAAAAACCCTCCGTACAACTATCACATTTTctgcttaaattttttttcttcctattttacaatttaccatattatccttattgattaattatacctcatagttttttaatatataaaggttaaattggtaaaaaaatttcaattttggtgagcaaactctcttctcttaataatagtatagatgtgGGCTCCAATGAAGGAGGAGGCAAAGGTAAAAGGATGGGATAGGATGGGATTGGAAGTGGGTTAGCAAGTTGTGGGGTAGAGAGTTTGTCTTTGAATGGGAAAGTGTTTTCATCAAATGTGACATGTCAAGACACATAAACCCTTCCACTTGTGGGGTCTAAGCGCCTATAGCTTTTTGATAAAGACTACAACCAAGAAAACACATTTGCGGCTCTGAAAATCAAGTTTATGAGTAGCATATGGTTTTAaccaagaaaaacacaaacacccatATGCTCGTAAAAAATTATAATCTGGTACAGTGTTGAATAATTGTTCAAATGGGGATATGAAATTTAAGGAGGAGGAAGGCAACCAATTGATTAAATAGACCGATATTTGAACAATCTCAACCCAGTATTTGAATCGCAGTGAAGACTGCGCAAATAAATTTCGAGTTAGTTCAATTAAATGTTGGTGTTTTCTCTCTGCCATTCCATTTTGTTCTGGGGTGTGTGGGCAGGAGAATTGTTGTGCAATGCCATTGTTAGACAAAAAAGATTGAAAACCATTGTCACACattaaagttttgatttttgtatcaaattgattttcaacaagcattttaaatttttgaaatgagtgaaaAACTTTAGATTTGCAGTGTAAGTAAATAATCACATAAAGCGAGACCTGTAGTCAACAAAGATGACATAATACTTAAATCTACTAACAGAAAAAATGGAGGTAggaccccaaacatcagaatggatGATCTGCAAATGTGCAGTTGTAGTACAAGATGATTTCACAAAAGGAAGCTTGTTGCGCCTGCCTAATTGACAATCTGAACAGAAAAGTGGAGGACTACTAGAACCTAAAACATTTAACTAATGATGAGAGACCAGACGATGAAGAGCTTGAGGGGAGGGATGATTGAGACGCTTGTGCCAAGTGGTGGAGGATGCATACGTGAAAAAAACTGATGGAGTGGACGACGCAGTTGACGACTGAGATAAAGACAAAGACTTCTTGAAGCAGATCAGGAAGAGACTACCATTATCAGAAAGAAAACAATAAGCTGACAATAGATTGTGAGAAATTTGTTGAACCTGTAAGACATTATTTAGAGGAAATTGAGATGTAGACATAAGAGGAGAGACAATAGAGGAACTAGTATGAAGAATCGGCAAACCTTGGCCATTAGCAGTTGAAACTTGATCAATATCGGAGTACTCATTGTGAATGTTGAGATTGGCAAGATCAGTGGTAATATGGTTTGTAGCACCATTGTCGATGTACCAGAGGGATTTAGTGGGATCTTCAGTGTGGAGGGAGTCGGTAAAAGTAGgattgaagtgagatggtgtaGTAGGTCGTGAACGACGAGATGGTGTGGCCATGGAAGCTAGTCGAGCTGGTGGGATACGACCCTGATATGAGTGATTCCAGCGGTTGTAGCAATCCAAAGTAGAATGGTTGAGCATGCCGCAAATTTGGCAGCGAGGCCTTGGGCGAGTTGGATTGTGGTGGAGAGTGGCATTGTGGGGAAGGGGTCGGTTAGGAAGAAGTGGATGGTTGGAGTTGGGGAAAGGATGACGAAAGGGAGATGGATTTGGGAATTGAGGACGAGTGTTTGAGCGAGCATGGGTAAAAGGACCACGAGTCTGATTTCTGGGTCTATTGGTGGTGGCAGCAAAGGCTTGGGCCAGTGCTAGGGCTGGGTTGGACAAGGGGTTGTTGGGTTGCCTGGTGTTCCAGCTCTATTTCTTGATTTAGTAAAAGTCCATGAAGCTCATCAGGAGTGACTAGCTTGGATCTGACACTAATAGAGGTTGTGAATGACTCATAGTCAGGTGTGAGTCCATGAAGGATATGAGTAACGAGATCAGCAACCTCCACGGGTTCGCCGGCAGCAGAAAGAGCTTCAGAAACAGCTTTGATTTGTTGAAGAAATTCGGAGATGGATAGAGAGCCCTTGCGAATTGTTTGGATCCGGTGCTTGAGTTGAAGCATATGAAAGAGCGTCATAACAGCAAAACAGCATTCAAGAATCAGCCCCAGAGAGGGGGCAGTGGTGGCACCAACAGTGAAGGGAAGGATGGGTTCGGAGAAGGAAGCTGTGAGCGAAAGTCTGCATGTACGATCCTTTTCAACCAAATAAGGTAGGCTAGATTGGCTTGAGTGCCAATGAAAACTGGAGGAGAAGCTTCAGATCCATCCACAAGGCTATACATGCCATAGTTTTGAAGAACCATGGTGGTGATATGCTTCCAAAGAAGATAATTGTCTTCGGAGAGTTTGAGAGGGATGAGGCTAGATAGCAACATGATTGGGAGAAATTTCTGGAGAAAGAAGAGGAGGCCCAGTGGACGAAGGAGGAGCAGAAGAGTTGGTTTCGAGAGGATTAACCATGATGAGGATCTGGAGCTTTTAAGCttgaagctctgataccaagaaAGAAATTGATAAGAGAAAGACTTTGAAAACAGAGAAGATAAAGGTAATAACTTCTTGTATAATTGCTTGATGTGTTCATGTACAGTAGGGTGCTATTTATACAACAATTGATGAGGACCTAGCTACTACTAGACAATAGATCACATGTGCTATCTGAAGGAGTTGTCTGATATACAATTGAAGTGTGTGGTTTGGGTGAAGTCTGTAGCTGACATATAACAACAAAGAACTGGTTCTTGTACTATAGATACAGTGCACGAGTTGTCTCCTCTTGTGGGGAAGAATTCTAGATAGTTCCTTTGGGTAAAGATTGCGTATGTGCATCCTCATTGCTGAGGCTACTGTGGTGATCATCTTGCTGTGAGATTATAATGTTATTATTACTAAGTTCCAACTATTTGAGACAGTCTGCATCAGAGCATTCAGATACTATCTTTTCAACTCTGCTCTGCACATTTATATGTACAGCGAGAACAATGTAACGAATTTTAGAATTTGAACCAAAAAAGTGGGGGTAAATTCAAAAGCACATGGAGTCTCTGCGTAAATCCTGAGAATCTGAGGGGGTGATTCTGAACCATCGTCTCATGACATTGCTCCAAAATCTCTTCCAGCTCTAGCACTTGTCTTCAAATTTAGCAAGAGAGAAAGCATTAATTAATTGAGAATATTAAACAAGAATGTGAAGCGAAAATAGAGAGCCAGAGACACACAGAGGCCTCTGAATAGTGCTGAGGTCGTGTGGTCCTGGAGAAGAAATTGGGTCTTGGCCTTGAGTTGAAAGTATACCAgcaaagaatttcaaaatcacaGAAATTAGTGGTGATAATGAAGAAGTCTTCGCTGATCTTCACCTCCACCCTCCCCACAGGAAGCGGCGGAGAAGGACCCAATTTGACTTCAAACTTCATGCAATATCGTTTGAAAACGACAGATAGCTTAAACATCAAGTAACGTAAgagtatatat belongs to Rosa chinensis cultivar Old Blush chromosome 4, RchiOBHm-V2, whole genome shotgun sequence and includes:
- the LOC112196671 gene encoding TMV resistance protein N-like, yielding MTDIEAASMSSSSSNHPWKYHVFLSFRGEDTRNNFTGHLCSALRQKGINTFMDDELERGEDISTSLLQTIEESRISIIVFSKNYASSKWCLDELVKILECKKLNQQDVRPVFYRVNPSDIRNHRGSFGEALANHERNVKDNMEKVQIWKVALKEAANLLGWPLLNEHSESKCIHDIVEEISEQVITHTYLNVAKYPVGIKPRVQDINKLLRVRGRDVCMVGIWGTGGIGKTTIAKAVYNSIAHKFEGRCFLESVRENSMCCGGLVKQQETLLFEILGRKKLKVTNAAIGITTIKERLRYKSVLLVLDDVNNLNQLNNLAGGLDWFGKGSRIIITTRDKRLLVAHDIDLMYNVKKLDYHEAVELFSWSAFKRKGPLEVYAELTERAIGYAQGLPLALRVLGSYLYGGNLDTWKATLDGFKSPEIQQILKVSYDALVDSAKEVFLDIACFFNGRKKKHVIKMLEGCGLNPDHGVNVLIEMALININEFGVIRMHDLVEEMGKDIIHQESPNDPGKRSRLWFHDDVYDVLTENTGTAKITGIKVELPEDSDVICLSGTTFLKMRNLRLFIHRAGCFSGALDYLPSSLRVVDWPNCPFQSLPSNFNPRKLAVLKMPKSRITGVMEGFKNLRNLTSINLSSCRHLTKVADLSEIPNLQIFDLSRSSNLVEIHPSVGFLDKLSKFNLLCCYSLIIFPTRVSWKSMRELQLQQCRSLENFVEIVDKMDCLWRLNLSWTGIKQLPSWIGYLTSLRELVLSSTPIEELPSFIGNLVELEYLHLGTCINLRNLPQSIYKLRSLLYLSLSGCPNLVVFPTKARFEVPLIEESLPVMRPANSNISRDNHGSLQLFPRVTNLQFEGCNLLSVYEFLASLDCLYHLHRLNLSGSNLVSLPVCISKFIWLRNLNLNGCKSLREILELPPYIEDIDVGGCVSLEKFPTVSRMLEFNDLRCLNSMDLSYCHRLLIDNKGFDVVSNMADAVQLNEVVSKMAKALVLKKVFKESEFEAILPGSEIPKWFDCRKDEDCVLMPDCTSELWIEIPRSLKWKETGFVVCAVFEGYSVELNFSLDITINEVYMTVREEDINESSVPTMCYFLTTVTEPSAHVWLKYIPLKVDIKQEVDRKSDPWMPYLCRLKFSYLPGDAFLFKSCGVHLVNVPCDDDVDDGYDYDDNDDDDDEDEVLGDEDDVSSDDSSEKIYRKRHVSMSELGFSSDFDKAESATLSTSSSSGGIGAKRGVEHSDHDGEPGPTKRFKQITHGAEPKTSGSALD